One region of Bacteroidota bacterium genomic DNA includes:
- a CDS encoding 30S ribosomal protein S18, with translation MASQSNEVRYLNPPTVDTSKKKYCRFKKNGIKYIDYKDANFLLKLVNEQGKILPRRLTGTSLKYQRHVGQAIKRARHLALMPYVSDLLK, from the coding sequence ATGGCATCACAATCTAACGAAGTACGGTACCTCAACCCACCAACGGTTGACACCAGCAAAAAGAAATACTGCCGTTTCAAAAAGAACGGAATCAAGTATATCGACTACAAAGACGCGAACTTCTTATTGAAGCTTGTTAATGAGCAAGGGAAAATTCTTCCTCGTCGTCTTACCGGCACCTCGCTGAAATATCAGCGTCACGTCGGACAGGCAATTAAAAGGGCACGCCACCTGGCATTGATGCCTTATGTATCTGATCTTTTAAAATAA
- a CDS encoding 50S ribosomal protein L9, producing MEVILKQDMDNLGYADEIVKVRPGYARNYLIPRSLAIIANEENRKVLAETQKQRAHKAQKIKGDAESVAKQLEAITLKIGAKVGESGKIYGSVTALQLADALSKHGVNVDRKKIHLDTEHIKSLGTYTAVVNLHKDVKAKVNFEVIAE from the coding sequence ATGGAAGTTATCTTAAAACAAGACATGGACAATCTGGGCTATGCTGACGAGATCGTAAAGGTCCGCCCGGGTTATGCACGCAACTACCTTATTCCGCGTAGCCTTGCTATTATCGCTAACGAAGAGAACCGCAAGGTCCTTGCTGAAACCCAGAAACAACGTGCTCACAAAGCACAGAAAATTAAGGGTGATGCTGAATCTGTAGCTAAACAACTTGAAGCAATCACTCTTAAGATTGGTGCTAAAGTAGGTGAAAGCGGAAAGATCTATGGTTCTGTGACTGCTTTACAGCTTGCTGACGCTTTGTCTAAGCACGGTGTAAATGTTGATCGTAAAAAGATCCACCTCGATACCGAACACATTAAATCTCTCGGTACTTATACTGCAGTTGTTAACCTTCACAAAGACGTGAAAGCGAAAGTAAATTTCGAAGTTATCGCTGAGTAA
- a CDS encoding ABC transporter permease, translated as MDIRENIKVAFGSIRSQLLRTILTALIIAIGIMALVGMLTAVDAIMGSISDNFSSMGANSFTIQNRGMHIRVGNKGKRPKRFKPIDYHQAIRFADEYHFPATVSISTVASRISTIKFNDKKTNPNVLVMGGNENYLVTTGYTVDRGRNFSPQEIQFGANVVVIGKEIMDKLFPDQDPIDKIISVGVNKYRVIGTLKEKGSSMGFGGDNVCILPLFNVKQNFNRPDMSFAINVSVKDIGMMEPAVSEATGLFRIIRGVPIGEDNSFEITQSDSLANLFISQLVFMKYIAFIVGAITLLGAAIGLMNIMLVSVTERTREIGIRKAIGATPSAIRRQFLFEAILICQMGGILGVILGILIGNLMSSLLDSGFIVPWLWITTGLVICFVVGILSGYYPASKAARLDPIEALRYE; from the coding sequence ATGGATATCCGCGAAAATATAAAAGTAGCATTCGGAAGTATTCGCAGTCAGTTGCTGAGAACAATACTCACCGCGCTGATTATCGCGATTGGTATCATGGCTCTGGTGGGTATGCTCACCGCGGTTGATGCCATCATGGGATCTATCAGTGATAATTTTTCGAGTATGGGTGCAAACTCCTTTACGATTCAAAACCGTGGGATGCACATTCGAGTAGGCAATAAAGGAAAGCGACCGAAACGGTTTAAACCGATTGATTACCATCAGGCCATTCGTTTCGCTGACGAATACCATTTCCCGGCAACAGTCTCTATTTCTACTGTAGCTTCAAGGATTTCCACTATCAAATTCAACGACAAAAAGACCAACCCGAATGTACTTGTCATGGGTGGAAATGAAAATTACCTTGTCACAACAGGGTACACCGTTGATCGTGGAAGAAATTTTTCTCCGCAGGAAATACAATTCGGAGCCAACGTGGTGGTTATTGGAAAAGAAATAATGGATAAATTATTTCCTGATCAGGACCCGATTGATAAAATTATTTCTGTTGGTGTAAATAAATACCGTGTCATTGGCACATTGAAAGAGAAAGGTTCTTCCATGGGATTTGGAGGCGACAATGTGTGTATCCTGCCTTTGTTTAATGTCAAACAAAACTTCAACCGGCCCGACATGTCCTTCGCGATCAATGTGAGTGTAAAAGATATTGGGATGATGGAACCGGCGGTGAGTGAAGCGACCGGTTTATTCCGGATCATACGAGGCGTACCAATCGGAGAAGACAATTCATTTGAGATTACACAAAGTGACAGCCTTGCGAACCTCTTTATTTCACAGCTGGTCTTTATGAAATACATTGCCTTCATTGTAGGTGCCATTACACTTCTGGGTGCCGCGATAGGGCTGATGAATATTATGCTTGTCAGCGTGACTGAGCGTACGCGGGAGATTGGGATCCGTAAGGCAATTGGCGCTACTCCATCCGCCATTCGCAGACAATTTCTTTTCGAAGCTATTTTGATTTGTCAGATGGGAGGTATTCTGGGTGTTATCCTTGGAATCCTTATTGGCAATCTGATGTCATCACTTCTCGATTCCGGTTTTATTGTTCCCTGGCTCTGGATTACGACCGGACTGGTGATCTGTTTTGTCGTGGGAATTCTTTCGGGCTATTATCCTGCTTCCAAAGCGGCCCGTCTGGATCCGATTGAGGCCTTGAGATACGAGTGA
- a CDS encoding noncanonical pyrimidine nucleotidase, YjjG family codes for MSKYKHLFFDLDNTLWDFERNSTEALTELYHKYSLQKLGVSSLEIFLEKYKERNAMMWDEYRLGKIDKATLRDKRFQLTFWDMGLDAETAPNELPDEYLRISPRKTHLFPHAHETLSYLCSKYTLHIITNGFVEAQEIKLQASDLEKYFAEIIISEHTGYKKPDINIFNYSMQKAGASADECVMIGDGLDVDIAGARNAGWDTVYFNPFEIPHTDSVTFEIKSLDELTRLF; via the coding sequence ATGAGTAAGTACAAACATCTTTTTTTTGATCTCGACAACACGCTTTGGGATTTCGAAAGAAATTCAACAGAAGCGTTGACAGAACTTTACCATAAATATAGTTTGCAAAAACTTGGAGTAAGTTCGCTGGAAATCTTTTTAGAAAAATACAAAGAGCGGAACGCGATGATGTGGGATGAATACAGACTTGGGAAAATTGACAAGGCCACCCTGCGAGACAAGCGATTTCAACTTACGTTCTGGGATATGGGTCTTGATGCGGAAACCGCGCCAAATGAACTACCGGATGAGTACCTGCGCATCAGTCCGCGCAAAACCCATTTGTTTCCACATGCACACGAAACACTGAGCTATCTCTGCTCGAAATACACTTTGCACATTATTACGAATGGATTTGTAGAAGCACAGGAAATCAAATTGCAGGCCTCTGATCTGGAAAAATATTTTGCAGAAATAATTATCAGTGAACACACCGGATACAAAAAACCAGACATCAACATCTTCAATTATTCAATGCAAAAAGCCGGGGCGAGCGCGGATGAGTGTGTGATGATTGGTGACGGGCTGGATGTCGATATTGCAGGGGCACGAAATGCGGGATGGGACACTGTTTATTTTAATCCCTTTGAAATTCCTCACACCGACAGCGTCACCTTCGAAATAAAATCACTGGATGAATTGACACGTCTGTTTTGA
- the upp gene encoding uracil phosphoribosyltransferase, which yields MVHNLSLNNSIVNQFISELRDSSIQQDRMRFRRNLSRLGEIFAYEISKTFPYTEKEVTTPLGIANVPVLSEQPVIGTILRAGLPLHEGLLNYFDHGDSAFISAYRKHHKDGSFEIKLEYVGSPSLENRILILSDPMLATGSSMVATYKSLMERGAPKHTHIVSVLASTQGVEYVKAHMSENVTIWCSAIDEELTSQSYIVPGLGDAGDLAYGDKM from the coding sequence ATGGTACATAATCTCAGTCTGAACAATTCCATCGTTAATCAGTTTATTTCCGAATTACGGGATTCGAGTATTCAACAAGACCGTATGCGTTTCAGGAGAAATTTATCTCGTCTGGGTGAAATTTTCGCGTATGAAATCAGCAAGACATTTCCTTACACCGAGAAGGAAGTGACCACACCACTAGGGATTGCCAATGTTCCTGTCTTGAGCGAACAGCCTGTAATCGGAACAATTCTACGTGCGGGATTGCCCTTACACGAAGGATTGCTGAATTATTTTGATCATGGAGATAGTGCCTTCATCAGCGCCTACCGCAAACATCACAAGGATGGTTCCTTTGAAATCAAACTGGAATATGTCGGAAGTCCTTCTCTTGAAAATCGTATCCTCATTCTTTCGGATCCCATGCTTGCAACAGGATCCAGCATGGTTGCTACATACAAATCGCTCATGGAAAGAGGCGCTCCGAAACATACACACATTGTAAGTGTTCTTGCCAGTACTCAAGGTGTAGAATATGTAAAAGCACACATGTCGGAAAATGTGACGATCTGGTGTTCTGCCATCGACGAGGAATTGACATCTCAATCCTACATTGTTCCCGGACTGGGTGATGCAGGAGACCTTGCCTATGGGGACAAGATGTAA
- a CDS encoding GNAT family N-acetyltransferase, with product MIIFLQHQAIDKQKWDSCIKECGNGMTYAYSWFLDIVSPGWAALVEDDYSAVFPLTQRKKFGIAYLFQPPFTQQLGLFSKNKITENSIQEFIQKIPSLYRLVEIQLNTDNSCERKVKGLEVQKKITHHLDLSADREKLISGYSENLRRNLKKAQKAGIKISHLKGISEIIDLFRNNRGREIKNLGEDEYKILVQLTEECAKRNSIELFGAQSPDGKLIAGAAFLQTHVGYIFLFSAVSPEARENGAMSALINHFVEQHCTENKILDFEGSMNPSLARFYKSFGSQEVVYLQIRKNTLPAFIRWLKN from the coding sequence ATGATTATTTTTCTTCAGCATCAGGCAATCGATAAACAGAAATGGGATTCCTGTATTAAGGAATGCGGGAACGGAATGACCTATGCATATTCATGGTTTCTTGATATTGTTTCTCCGGGTTGGGCTGCTCTTGTGGAAGATGATTATTCGGCTGTATTCCCACTTACACAAAGAAAAAAATTTGGCATTGCTTATTTATTTCAGCCGCCATTTACTCAACAACTTGGATTATTCTCCAAAAATAAAATAACCGAAAACTCGATTCAGGAGTTTATTCAAAAGATACCTTCACTATACAGGCTCGTTGAAATCCAATTGAACACAGATAATTCTTGTGAGCGGAAAGTAAAAGGTCTCGAAGTTCAAAAGAAAATCACACATCACCTGGATTTATCAGCTGACAGGGAAAAACTTATTTCCGGATATTCCGAAAACCTTAGACGGAATCTGAAGAAGGCGCAAAAGGCCGGTATCAAAATCAGCCATCTCAAGGGGATCAGTGAAATCATTGATCTGTTCAGAAATAATAGAGGCCGGGAGATAAAAAACCTGGGCGAAGACGAATATAAAATACTTGTTCAGCTCACAGAGGAATGCGCTAAACGCAACAGCATTGAACTCTTCGGTGCACAATCCCCTGATGGTAAACTAATTGCAGGTGCTGCGTTTTTGCAGACTCATGTCGGTTATATATTTCTGTTTTCCGCAGTTAGTCCTGAAGCAAGAGAAAACGGAGCCATGAGTGCCCTGATCAACCATTTCGTGGAGCAACATTGCACTGAAAATAAAATTCTCGATTTCGAAGGTTCAATGAATCCCAGCCTGGCCCGATTCTATAAGAGTTTCGGATCGCAGGAAGTTGTATATTTACAAATCAGAAAAAACACTTTGCCGGCATTCATTCGCTGGTTAAAAAATTAA
- a CDS encoding polysaccharide deacetylase family protein: protein MLLIYAPVSGPRLRYTFDLIFRELLGIDYKLTVHADEFHLFNGAKINYSEAAFGNEIFIYATGFLTQKGIRDQQLSVFDWEDTKAFFATHPKFILPFDPFAATFYMVSRYEEYLPHKRDAHDRFDAHESLAWQKGFLHKPIVNIYAKKIQEILMEHYPDLKFPEKKYKYISTIDIDNAWAHLQKGLMRTTGAFLRSLSRFDFKDIAFRLSVLIGRQQDPYDTYESLFRIQQQYDLSCIYFFLLGDYGENDKNVSVSRKAFQSLIKSIADYNEVGIHPSYASNYQPEKIRLEQSRLRKVIRRDVTKSRQHFLKLQFPGTYRHLIDCDIKEDYTMGFSSEIGFRAGICSSFLFYDLDNEQSTSLRIHPFAVMDATLRFYMKIQPAEVLSYVNPLIREVKAVNGTFMSLWHNETISNKKPWEGWQDVYEDVVKAALNKSGK from the coding sequence ATGCTGCTGATTTACGCCCCTGTCTCCGGACCCCGCTTACGGTATACATTCGATCTCATATTTCGGGAATTGCTTGGCATAGATTACAAGCTTACAGTACATGCAGATGAATTTCATTTATTCAATGGAGCGAAAATTAATTACAGTGAAGCTGCATTCGGAAATGAAATTTTTATCTATGCGACCGGATTTCTGACACAGAAAGGAATCCGTGATCAGCAACTTTCAGTATTCGACTGGGAAGACACAAAAGCTTTTTTTGCAACGCATCCAAAATTCATTTTACCATTCGATCCATTCGCGGCAACGTTTTACATGGTGAGCCGCTACGAAGAATACCTCCCACACAAACGCGACGCTCACGATCGGTTTGACGCGCATGAAAGTCTGGCCTGGCAAAAAGGTTTTCTTCATAAACCGATCGTAAATATTTATGCAAAGAAGATTCAGGAAATTCTGATGGAACATTATCCTGATTTAAAATTTCCTGAAAAGAAATACAAGTATATTTCAACGATCGACATTGACAATGCCTGGGCTCATTTACAAAAAGGATTGATGAGAACCACCGGAGCATTTCTCAGAAGCTTGTCACGATTTGACTTCAAGGATATCGCATTTCGTTTGTCTGTCCTTATTGGCAGACAACAGGACCCATACGATACTTACGAATCATTATTCAGAATCCAGCAGCAATATGATTTATCCTGCATTTATTTTTTTCTGCTGGGCGATTATGGAGAAAACGACAAAAATGTTTCTGTGAGCAGGAAAGCTTTTCAATCCCTTATCAAATCTATCGCGGATTATAATGAAGTTGGAATTCATCCATCTTACGCTTCGAATTACCAGCCTGAAAAAATCAGACTGGAACAGTCGAGGCTTAGAAAAGTTATCCGTCGTGATGTTACGAAGAGCCGACAGCATTTTCTAAAACTACAATTCCCCGGAACTTACCGTCACTTGATTGATTGCGACATCAAAGAAGACTACACAATGGGCTTTTCTTCTGAGATCGGTTTTCGGGCGGGCATCTGTTCTTCCTTTTTATTTTACGATTTAGATAATGAGCAAAGTACATCTCTCAGAATTCATCCTTTTGCAGTGATGGATGCAACCCTGAGATTTTACATGAAAATTCAACCGGCAGAAGTCCTCAGTTATGTGAACCCATTGATTCGGGAAGTAAAAGCGGTTAACGGAACTTTCATGTCGCTTTGGCACAATGAAACTATCAGCAATAAAAAACCATGGGAAGGCTGGCAGGATGTCTATGAAGATGTGGTTAAGGCTGCGCTCAACAAATCCGGAAAATGA
- the radC gene encoding DNA repair protein RadC, with amino-acid sequence MENRLSIKSWAEEDRPREKLLLKGKHSLSDAELLAILLGSGNLEETAVELSRKILSHAGNSLYSLGRMNASELMKFKGIGEAKAITIIAALELARRRKETTETELEKISSSADVAGIFQNILGDLIHEEFWVIYLNRSNKILAKQQLSSGGMSGTVVDPRMIFKAALDHKAQAIILCHNHPSGTAKPSEADIRLTKNIVEAGKVLEISVLDHVIITQKGFYSFADEGMI; translated from the coding sequence ATGGAAAACCGATTGTCGATAAAATCCTGGGCTGAAGAAGATCGCCCGCGTGAAAAACTTTTACTGAAAGGGAAGCACTCTCTTTCAGATGCCGAACTACTTGCGATTCTTCTTGGTTCCGGAAATTTGGAAGAAACGGCTGTAGAACTATCGAGAAAAATTTTATCTCATGCCGGTAACAGTTTGTATTCACTCGGGAGAATGAATGCTTCGGAACTGATGAAATTCAAAGGCATCGGGGAAGCGAAAGCAATTACCATCATAGCGGCCCTCGAACTGGCGCGACGTCGAAAAGAAACAACCGAGACAGAACTTGAAAAAATAAGTTCAAGCGCAGATGTTGCAGGTATTTTCCAGAATATTCTTGGTGATTTGATACATGAAGAATTCTGGGTGATTTATTTGAACAGAAGCAATAAGATTCTGGCAAAACAACAACTCAGTAGTGGTGGAATGAGTGGGACTGTTGTGGACCCGCGAATGATCTTTAAGGCTGCTCTGGACCACAAAGCTCAGGCAATTATTCTATGTCATAATCACCCTTCCGGAACAGCAAAACCCAGTGAAGCGGACATTCGGCTTACAAAAAACATTGTCGAAGCCGGGAAGGTTCTTGAAATATCGGTCCTTGATCATGTAATTATTACCCAAAAGGGTTTTTACAGTTTTGCTGATGAAGGAATGATTTGA
- a CDS encoding 30S ribosomal protein S20, which yields MANHKSSLKRIRNSESKRLRNRYQAKTMRNAIKAFRSITDKKAAATELSNLSSMLDRLAKKSVIHKNKAANLKSELAVHLNHIK from the coding sequence ATGGCAAATCATAAGTCGTCACTGAAGAGAATCCGTAACAGCGAATCAAAACGTCTGCGTAACCGTTACCAGGCTAAAACAATGAGAAACGCGATCAAAGCTTTCCGTTCTATTACGGATAAAAAAGCTGCAGCTACGGAATTAAGCAATTTGTCTTCTATGCTGGATCGCCTGGCTAAGAAAAGCGTTATCCACAAAAACAAAGCAGCTAACTTGAAGAGTGAACTTGCTGTTCACCTCAATCACATCAAATAA
- a CDS encoding 3-hydroxybutyryl-CoA dehydrogenase: MTKLKPTSPIGVLGAGTMGSGIAQVAAMAGHPTILFDSNPAMLEKSKTDLNKTLARLVEKAKITEQASAEIRERITYANSMSDMMMADLVIEAILEDLSIKQKVFNDLEEIVNDKCLFASNTSSLSITSIAAAARIPSRVLGLHFFNPAPLMPLVEIIPGLATDPQHLSEMKRLMLDWGKSPVMVKDTPGFIVNRVARPYYGESIRIHEERWNDLPEGRTGLATIDWALKEFGGFRMGPFELMDMIGNDINFTVTETVWKQFFHDPRYKPSLTQKRLVEAKRFGRKSGQGYFDYIQEDKFPEPFRHEELGKKIRDRVVAMLINEAVDALYLNVASRDDLDLAMTKGVNYPKGLLKWCDEWGAENVLAVLEDLHREYSEERYRPSVLLKRMVRDKQKFY; the protein is encoded by the coding sequence ATGACAAAACTTAAGCCGACATCACCAATCGGAGTCCTGGGAGCAGGCACGATGGGAAGTGGAATAGCCCAGGTGGCTGCAATGGCAGGCCATCCAACCATTCTGTTTGACTCCAATCCAGCCATGCTGGAGAAGTCAAAGACAGATCTGAATAAAACTCTGGCAAGGCTGGTTGAAAAAGCGAAAATTACAGAACAGGCCTCAGCGGAAATTCGAGAAAGAATTACTTATGCAAATTCCATGTCGGACATGATGATGGCTGATTTGGTCATCGAAGCGATACTGGAAGATTTATCAATCAAACAAAAAGTGTTCAATGATCTTGAAGAGATTGTGAACGATAAGTGTTTGTTTGCTAGTAATACTTCCTCTTTATCCATTACATCCATAGCGGCAGCAGCAAGGATTCCTTCCAGAGTGCTTGGATTGCATTTTTTTAATCCTGCTCCATTGATGCCATTGGTTGAAATCATTCCGGGGCTGGCCACTGATCCACAGCATCTTTCTGAAATGAAGAGACTGATGCTGGATTGGGGGAAATCACCTGTGATGGTAAAAGACACACCTGGATTTATTGTAAACCGTGTGGCCAGACCATATTACGGTGAGTCCATTCGAATCCATGAAGAACGTTGGAATGATTTGCCGGAAGGAAGAACCGGACTCGCAACAATAGATTGGGCATTGAAAGAATTCGGCGGATTCAGAATGGGTCCCTTCGAATTGATGGATATGATCGGTAATGACATCAACTTCACTGTGACTGAAACGGTTTGGAAACAGTTCTTTCACGACCCGCGTTACAAACCTTCCCTCACCCAAAAACGTTTGGTTGAAGCAAAACGATTCGGACGAAAAAGTGGACAAGGATATTTTGATTATATACAGGAAGATAAATTCCCTGAGCCATTCCGGCATGAAGAGTTAGGAAAAAAAATCAGGGACCGAGTTGTCGCGATGCTGATCAATGAAGCTGTGGATGCATTGTATTTAAATGTAGCCTCACGCGATGATCTGGATCTTGCGATGACCAAAGGAGTAAATTATCCCAAAGGATTATTGAAGTGGTGCGATGAATGGGGCGCTGAAAATGTTTTGGCAGTTCTGGAAGATTTGCATCGTGAATACTCAGAAGAACGATATCGCCCGAGTGTTTTATTGAAGAGAATGGTAAGAGACAAGCAAAAGTTTTATTGA
- a CDS encoding DUF853 family protein — translation MKSAEELKSEIEKGYTFEGKSIVLGCAINDKSPVQGAQVRIPLNTVNRHGLIAGATGTGKTKTIQQYAESLSDNGISVLLMDIKGDLSGIAKPGTENPKIQARHQQIGTEWKSTQFPVELMSISNEKGLRLRATVSEFGPVLFSKMLELNENQQGVVTIVFKYCDDKKLPLLDIKDFRQVLQHISNEGKNEVSAYGQVSPATVGVIMRKLLELEQQGADRFFGEKSFEVEDLLRKDGERGYINVVRLCDMQDKPKLFSTFMLCLLAEVYAKFPEMGDKAAPKLVIFIDEAHLIFREATKTLLNQLETVIKLIRSKGVGIYFCTQIPGDIPDEILSQLGAKFQHAMRAFTAKDRKDIKLVAENYPSTAFYDTETLLTELGIGEALVTVLNEKGAPTPLAHTLLCAPRSRMDILSPEEQDAIVKSSDIYSEYNEEIDRESAYEILNKKIKGETEEEDHQETKQKENEKKEEKTSTIADTISAVANNSTVRTVVREVTRGLLGALFGTSTRRRR, via the coding sequence ATGAAGTCCGCAGAAGAACTGAAATCTGAAATAGAAAAGGGATATACTTTTGAAGGAAAGAGTATCGTTCTCGGCTGTGCAATCAATGATAAAAGTCCGGTTCAGGGTGCACAAGTAAGGATTCCATTGAACACTGTGAACCGTCATGGATTGATTGCCGGAGCTACCGGAACAGGTAAAACAAAAACGATTCAACAGTATGCCGAAAGTCTTTCAGACAATGGCATTAGTGTACTGTTAATGGATATCAAAGGTGATCTTAGTGGAATAGCAAAACCGGGTACAGAAAACCCGAAGATTCAGGCAAGGCACCAGCAGATAGGAACAGAGTGGAAGTCCACTCAGTTTCCTGTTGAATTGATGTCTATCTCCAACGAAAAAGGACTTCGATTGAGAGCTACTGTTTCTGAATTCGGTCCGGTGCTTTTTTCAAAAATGCTGGAGCTTAACGAAAATCAACAGGGAGTTGTAACGATTGTGTTTAAGTATTGTGATGATAAAAAACTTCCTTTACTTGACATTAAAGATTTCAGACAGGTATTGCAGCATATTTCAAATGAAGGAAAAAATGAAGTGAGTGCTTATGGACAAGTCAGTCCGGCAACCGTCGGAGTCATCATGCGAAAATTATTGGAGCTTGAGCAACAGGGTGCCGATCGTTTCTTTGGTGAGAAGTCATTTGAAGTGGAGGATTTGTTGAGGAAAGATGGGGAGCGTGGGTACATCAATGTTGTACGTCTTTGTGACATGCAAGACAAGCCTAAATTATTTTCCACTTTCATGCTTTGTTTGCTTGCGGAGGTGTATGCGAAATTTCCTGAGATGGGCGATAAAGCTGCTCCCAAACTCGTAATTTTTATCGACGAAGCCCATTTGATTTTTAGAGAAGCTACCAAAACCTTGCTGAATCAGTTGGAGACAGTAATCAAGCTCATCCGCTCAAAAGGTGTAGGAATCTATTTTTGCACTCAGATTCCGGGAGATATTCCGGATGAAATACTCAGTCAGCTTGGTGCAAAATTCCAGCATGCCATGCGTGCCTTTACTGCCAAGGACAGAAAAGATATCAAACTTGTCGCGGAAAATTACCCTTCAACTGCATTCTACGACACTGAAACATTGCTTACCGAATTAGGAATCGGTGAAGCACTGGTAACAGTGTTGAATGAAAAAGGAGCTCCGACTCCATTAGCTCATACACTTTTATGTGCGCCCCGTTCGCGAATGGATATTCTGAGTCCCGAAGAACAAGATGCAATAGTGAAATCCTCCGATATCTATTCAGAGTATAACGAAGAGATTGATCGTGAAAGTGCATATGAAATCCTAAACAAAAAAATAAAAGGGGAGACAGAAGAGGAAGATCATCAGGAAACAAAACAAAAGGAGAATGAAAAGAAGGAAGAAAAGACTTCCACTATTGCAGATACAATCTCCGCGGTTGCAAATAATTCTACTGTACGTACGGTAGTGCGTGAAGTAACCCGTGGACTGTTGGGTGCATTGTTTGGAACAAGCACAAGAAGAAGAAGGTAA
- a CDS encoding hotdog fold thioesterase, whose amino-acid sequence MSEKTLAERVVGRMYENDWFSQWLGIERVEVKPGRSVLKMKIRKEMLNGFSIAHGGITYSLADSALAFASNSHGRKSVSVETSISHTVALREGDEITAVAEEVSLTDKIGVYYITITNHLGKTVALFKGTVYRTSRDWEV is encoded by the coding sequence ATGTCTGAAAAAACTCTTGCCGAACGGGTAGTTGGCAGAATGTATGAAAACGATTGGTTCAGTCAATGGCTGGGAATCGAAAGGGTGGAAGTAAAGCCCGGCAGATCTGTACTCAAGATGAAAATCAGGAAAGAAATGCTCAATGGCTTTTCTATCGCGCATGGCGGCATTACATATTCCCTGGCGGATAGTGCTCTTGCTTTTGCTTCCAACAGTCACGGACGAAAAAGCGTGTCTGTTGAAACATCCATATCACATACTGTCGCCTTACGTGAAGGTGATGAAATTACCGCTGTCGCTGAAGAGGTTTCACTGACGGATAAAATCGGAGTTTATTATATTACCATTACCAATCATTTGGGGAAAACAGTTGCTCTTTTTAAGGGAACTGTTTACCGAACAAGCAGAGATTGGGAAGTGTGA